The following proteins are co-located in the Vigna angularis cultivar LongXiaoDou No.4 chromosome 2, ASM1680809v1, whole genome shotgun sequence genome:
- the LOC108326925 gene encoding transcription termination factor MTEF18, mitochondrial — translation MFPFRKLHAQCSFFLLKPCQNPRLQSTKSATKFAGKATLKEAQAALLEYLHSTRSLNFLDADNMCRNSPSFIQDLLAKTHSHTPHVNTKRSISRYLRYHPINEFEPFFESAGLSPSEYAPLLPSHMIYLNDDVVLMENHKALCNFGVPRTKMGRVFKLAPQVFRYKPGILISKLQEYENLGVSRKTLINVVASNPCILVGGVDFDFVKVFEMLKSVIGKDCDWIGEHLLINKGCCNWRVMFHVLTLLSRVFNEKQLGDLITSSPGLIFEESGGCALSLIGFLLKFGLSVNRVCVMLHEFPEIRIVKFLSNLRLCFLFLTEIEMEASEIGRILQSHCLVLGSFTIKRTITLLTNLNVGKKRLCKVVKDDPLVMKSWALGRRIEPLVNSYLECESKALKKEFMLSLGYEENSKAMNESIKLFRGRGAELQERLDFIVNAGLDYEVVCKMIRESPRILSQTTDRINMKIESLVNEGYAMSDLASFPSFLSYSAQRVKLRFSMYNWLKKHGAAEAGLALSTIIACSDKAFEKMYVNRHPSGLQVWRDLKAQISSMA, via the coding sequence ATGTTCCCCTTTCGAAAACTCCACGCTCAGTGCTCCTTCTTCCTTCTTAAACCCTGCCAAAACCCTAGACTTCAGAGCACGAAATCCGCTACCAAATTCGCCGGAAAAGCCACCCTAAAAGAAGCCCAAGCCGCATTGCTCGAGTACCTCCACTCCACGCGCAGCCTTAACTTCTTAGACGCCGACAACATGTGCAGAAACTCGCCCTCCTTCATCCAGGATCTCCTCGCCAAAACCCACTCGCACACGCCGCACGTGAATACCAAGCGCTCCATCTCACGCTACCTCCGCTACCACCCCATCAACGAGTTCGAGCCCTTCTTCGAGAGTGCGGGTCTCTCCCCTTCCGAGTACGCGCCCCTTCTCCCGTCTCATATGATTTACCTAAACGACGACGTTGTGCTCATGGAGAATCACAAGGCTCTCTGCAACTTCGGGGTACCCCGCACCAAGATGGGGAGGGTTTTCAAACTCGCACCTCAGGTTTTTCGGTATAAACCCGGGATCTTGATCTCGAAGCTTCAGGAATACGAAAACCTCGGTGTTTCGCGGAAGACTTTGATCAATGTGGTTGCTTCCAACCCCTGTATTTTGGTTGGGGgtgttgattttgattttgttaagGTTTTCGAAATGTTGAAGAGTGTTATTGGAAAGGATTGTGATTGGATTGGAGAACATTTGTTGATTAACAAGGGTTGTTGTAATTGGAGGGTGATGTTTCATGTTTTGACTTTGCTTTCTAGGGTTTTCAACGAGAAACAATTGGGTGATTTAATCACCAGTAGCCCTGGATTGATTTTTGAGGAATCTGGAGGTTGTGCGTTATCCTTGATTggctttttgttgaaatttggATTGTCTGTAAACCGGGTTTGTGTCATGCTGCACGAGTTTCCGGAAATTCGGATTGTGAAATTTTTGTCCAATTTAAGATTGTGTTTTCTGTTCTTGACAGAGATTGAGATGGAGGCTTCGGAGATTGGGAGGATTTTGCAGTCTCACTGCTTGGTGTTGGGTTCCTTCACTATAAAGAGAACGATTACTTTACTTACTAACTTGAATGTTGGAAAGAAGCGACTATGTAAAGTTGTGAAGGATGATCCTCTGGTAATGAAGAGTTGGGCTTTGGGAAGGAGGATTGAGCCTCTGGTTAACTCTTATTTGGAGTGTGAATCCAAGGCGCTGAAGAAGGAGTTCATGCTGAGCTTGGGGTACGAAGAGAACTCCAAAGCAATGAATGAGTCGATTAAGTTGTTCAGGGGTAGGGGAGCTGAGCTCCAGGAGAGACTTGACTTTATTGTTAATGCTGGGTTGGATTATGAGGTTGTCTGTAAGATGATTCGAGAGTCCCCGCGGATTCTTAGTCAGACCACGGATAGGATCAACATGAAAATTGAGTCTCTTGTGAATGAAGGATATGCAATGTCGGATTTGGCTAGTTTTCCTTCCTTCCTTTCGTATTCGGCTCAAAGGGTTAAGCTGAGGTTTTCAATGTATAATTGGCTAAAAAAGCATGGAGCTGCAGAAGCAGGGCTTGCTTTGAGCACTATAATTGCATGCTCTGATAAAGCGTTTGAGAAGATGTACGTAAATCGCCATCCCTCTGGCCTTCAAGTTTGGCGGGATTTAAAGGCACAAATTTCTTCTATGGCTTAG